One Phragmites australis chromosome 23, lpPhrAust1.1, whole genome shotgun sequence DNA window includes the following coding sequences:
- the LOC133906650 gene encoding 2-methyl-6-phytyl-1,4-hydroquinone methyltransferase 2, chloroplastic-like has protein sequence MTMASTYAPSGAEALAPGRARFRGPAGLGFLGLGPSPSKVGLRPRPLALAKRSSLAPASGGARLRCAASSSSAAARPISAPRFIQHKKEAFWFYRFLSIVYDHVINPGHWTEDMRDDALQPADLYSRHLKVVDVGGGTGFTTLGIVKHVDPQNVTLLDQSPHQLEKAKQKEALKGVTIMEGDAEDLPFTTDTFDRYVSAGSIEYWPDPQRGIKEAYRVLRFGGVACVIGPVYPSFWLSRFFADMWMLFPKEEEYIEWFKKAGFKDVKIKRIGPKWYRGVRRHGLIMGCSVTGVKRERGDSPLQLGPKAEDVSKPVNPITFLFRFLVGTICAAYYVLVPIYMWIKDQIVPKGMPI, from the exons ATGACGATGGCCTCCACCTACGCGCCGAGCGGCGCCGAGGCCCTCGCGCCGGGCCGGGCCAGGTTCCGCGGCCCCGCGGGGCTCGgcttcctcggcctcggcccCAGCCCCTCCAAGGTCGgcctccgcccccgcccccTCGCCCTCGCCAAGCGGAGCAGCCTCGCCCCCGCTTCGGGAGGCGCCAGGCTCAGGTGCGCGGCCTCGTCGTCCTCCGCGGCGGCGCGTCCCATCTCGGCGCCGCGGTTCATCCAGCACAAGAAGGAGGCCTTCTGGTTCTACCGCTTCCTCTCCATCGTCTACGACCACGTCATCAACCCGGGCCACTGGACCGAGGACATGCGCGACGACGCGCTGCAGCCCGCCGACCTCTACAGCCGCCACCTCAAGGTCGTCGACGTCGGCGGCGGGACGGGGTTCACCACGCTCGGCATCGTCAAGCACGTCGATCCGCAGAACGTCACGCTGCTCGACCAGTCCCCGCACCAGCTCGAGAAGGCCAAGCAGAAGGAGGCGCTCAAGGGGGTCACCATCATGGAGGGCGACGCAGAGGAcctgcccttcaccacggacaCATTCGATCGCTACGTCTCTGCCGGCAG CATCGAGTATTGGCCTGACCCACAGAGAGGAATCAAGGAAGCCTACAGGGTCTTGAGGTTTGGCGGAGTAGCTTGTGTGATTGGCCCTGTGTACCCGTCCTTCTGGCTGTCCCGCTTTTTCGCTGATATGTGGATGCTCTTCCCCAAGGAAGAAGAGTATATAGAGTGGTTCAAAAAGGCTGGGTTCAAGGATGtcaagatcaaaagaattgGACCAAAGTGGTATCGTGGTGTCCGAAGGCATGGCCTGATCATGGGATGCTCTGTCACGGGTGTGAAGAGAGAACGTGGAGACTCCCCTTTGCAG CTTGGTCCAAAGGCTGAGGATGTCAGCAAGCCGGTGAATCCGATCACCTTCCTCTTTCGTTTCCTCGTAGGAACGATATGTGCTGCATACTATGTTCTGGTGCCTATTTACATGTGGATAAAGGACCAAATTGTGCCCAAAGGCATGCCAATCTGA
- the LOC133906652 gene encoding putative hydrolase C777.06c, translating into MAAAVPNGYAAAAAGDGVPPLRPSSSSLVFLGTGCSSAVPNARCLIQPTDPPCPVCSQSLSVPPELNPNYRCNTSLLIDYCQDEGAHKYIIIDVGKTFREQVLRWFVRHKIPCVDSIILTHEHADAILGLDDIRVVQPSSPTNDIDPTPIYLTQFAMDSISKKFPYLIKKKLKEGEEVRRVAQLDWRIIETDIQKPFTTSGLEFVPLPVIHGEDYICLGFLFGRKSKVAYISDVSRFPPSTEYAISKSGEGQLDLLILDCLYRTGSHNVHLCWDQSLDAIKRICPKRALLIGLTHEMDHHKDNQTLEEWSRREGIDVQLARDGLRVYIDL; encoded by the exons ATGGCCGCCGCCGTCCCCAATGgctacgccgccgccgccgcgggcgaCGGCGTGCCCCCGCTGCGGCCTTCGTCGTCGTCGCTGGTGTTCCTTGGCACGGGGTGCTCGAGCGCCGTGCCGAACGCGCGGTGCCTGATCCAACCCACTGACCCGCCCTGCCCCGTCTGCTCCCAGTCCCTCTCCGTCCCGCCCGAGCTAAACCCTAACTACAG GTGCAACACATCTCTTTTGATTGACTATTGCCAAGATGAAGGTGCACACAAATATATTATAATTGATGTTGGGAAGACATTCCGAGAACAAGTTCTGCGATGGTTTGTTCGCCACAAAATCCCTTGTGTTGATTCC ATTATTCTGACTCATGAGCATGCAGATGCAATCTTAGGTCTTGATGATATCCGGGTCGTACAGCCATCTAGTCCCACAAATGATATTGATCCAACCCCAATTTACCTCACTCAATTTGCTATGGACAG CATCTCTAAAAAGTTCCCTTACTTGATCAAAAAGAAACTAAAGGAAGGGGAGGAGGTCCGGCGAGTTGCTCAACTTGACTGGAGAATAATCGAGACTGATATTCAGAAACCATTTACAACTTCAGGGCTAGAGTTTGTTCCGTTGCCG GTGATCCATGGTGAAGATTACATTTGCTTGGGTTTCCTTTTTGGAAGAAAATCTAAAGTTGCTTATATTTCGGATGTTTCAAGGTTTCCTCCAAGCACAGAATATG CAATTTCGAAGTCTGGAGAGGGCCAACTGGATTTGCTCATCTTGGATTGCCTATACAGG ACAGGTTCTCACAATGTGCACCTTTGTTGGGACCAG TCATTAGATGCTATTAAGAGGATTTGCCCCAAAAGAGCATTGCTCATTGGCTTGACTCATGAGATGGACCATCACAAGGACAACCAAACATTGGAAGAATGGTCCAGAAG GGAGGGGATAGATGTGCAGTTAGCTCGTGATGGTTTACGTGTCTACATTGATCTGTAA